A window of the Emys orbicularis isolate rEmyOrb1 chromosome 1, rEmyOrb1.hap1, whole genome shotgun sequence genome harbors these coding sequences:
- the MCAT gene encoding malonyl-CoA-acyl carrier protein transacylase, mitochondrial: protein MCSWAAAGRRLSGCRARAALPGAPGRGGSSWPGGGRAVNLTELLQSSVGDEEPAKRRRRPPQEGTVLLFPGQGSQFVGMGRGLLRYPNVRDMFRVAEKVLGYDLLSLCLRGPQAELDRTLHCQPAIFLASLAAVEKLNHQQPSVIENCVAAAGFSVGEFAALVFAGALDYTEALYAVKVRAEAMQKASEAVPSGMLSVIGQHESNYNFACLEAREHCKSLGIENPVCEISNYLFPDSRVIAGHLQALEFLQENSRKYYFKRTKMLPVSGAFHTRLMEPATEPLAEVLKSVEIQKPFICVYSNVDSKKYMHSKHIQRLLVKQLVSPVKWEQTMQAIYERKQGIAFPYTYEVGPGKQLGAILRNCNLKAWKLYKHIDVSEDEEAEEM, encoded by the exons ATGTGCAGCTGGGCCGCGGCGGGGCGGCGGCTGAGCGGCTGCCGAGCGCGCGCCGCGCTCCCCGGagcccccgggcgggggggcagcTCGTGGCCCGGCGGGGGCCGGGCTGTGAACCTGACCGAGCTGCTGCAGAGCTCGGTGGGGGACGAGGAGCCGGcgaagcggcggcggcggcccCCCCAGGAAGGCACCGTGCTGCTCTTCCCCGGCCAGGGCAGCCAGTTCGTGGGGATGGGCCGGGGGCTCCTGCGCTACCCCAACGTCAGGGACATGTTCCGGGTGGCCGAGAAGGTGCTGGGCTACGACCTGCTCTCGCTCTGTCTGCGGGGGCCGCAGGCCGAGCTGGACCGCACCCTGCACTGCCAGCCTGCCATCTTCCTCGCCTCCCTGGCCGCCGTCGAGAAGCTCAACCACCAGCAGCCCAGT GTCATTGAGAACTGTGTTGCAGCTGCTGGGTTCAGTGTTGGAGAGTTTGCAGCCCTGGTGTTCGCTGGAGCCTTAGATTATACAGAAG CCTTGTATGCAGTGAAAGTGCGTGCTGAAGCTATGCAGAAGGCATCAGAAGCTGTCCCAAGTGGGATGCTATCAGTTATTGGTCAACACGAGTCAAATTACAACTTTGCCTGCTTGGAAGCTCGTGAACACTGTAAATCATTGGGTATAGAAAATCCTGTGTGTGAAATTTCAAATTACCTGTTTCCAGATAGCAGAGTCATTGCAGGACATTTGCAG GCTTTGGAATTCTTGCAGGAGAATTCCCGAAAATATTATTTTAAGCGAACAAAAATGCTTCCAGTCAGTGGTGCTTTTCACACAAGACTCATGGAACCAGCAACAGAGCCTTTGGCTGAAGTTCTAAAATCAGTTGAGATTCAGAAACCATTCATCTGTGTCTATTCGAACGTTGATAGCAAAAAATATATGCATTCAAAACACATTCAACGTTTGTTAGTAAAGCAGCTTGTTTCACCTGTTAAGTGGGAACAGACTATGCAAGCTATATATGAAAGAAAACAAGGAATAGCGTTTCCTTATACATATGAAGTGGGGCCTGGGAAGCAGCTAGGAGCAATCCTCAGAAACTGCAATTTAAAGGCCTGGAAGCTCTATAAACATATTGATGTTTCAGAAGATGAGGAAGCAGAGGAAATGTAG